The Apium graveolens cultivar Ventura chromosome 6, ASM990537v1, whole genome shotgun sequence genome contains a region encoding:
- the LOC141664364 gene encoding protein trichome birefringence-like 19 has protein sequence MKSNNNTTTNHTNPFNKYHSKFSKLIIFFTTTLLLLTLIPLYYPLHTFSSTKPTLPESPSPESPFPKTSPDHSNITSIVITEHEDCDIFTGEWVRSHDEPYYTNESCWAIHEHQNCVKYGKPDLDYIKWKWKPDECELPRFNPYQFLELVRDKSLTFVGDSLGRNQLQSLICMLSPVEFPVENSYTSDQNFIRWKYVSYNFTLSTFSTPFLVKTEEANFNDSTHAGLFNLYLDEFDTKWTSRIEHFDHVIINAGHWFSRPGIYYEKGRIVGCRFCQIENITDYPMTFGYKKAFRTAFKAINSLKNFKGVTYLRTYSPTHFENGSWNDGGDCVRTKPFKSNEVSMDGLNLEIYMTQIEEFKVAEQEAKKTGKRFRLLDLTPAMLLRPDGHPGRYGHKPNENTTLFNDCVHWCLPGPIDTWSDILLQVMKTEGRRTYEEKLQSKQDNIGLSRFKFH, from the exons ATGAAGTCCAACAACAATACTACTACAAATCACACAAACCCTTTCAACAAATACCACTCTAAATTCTCCAAACTCATCATCTTTTTCACCACAACCCTACTCCTCCTCACTCTCATCCCTCTCTACTACCCTCTCCACACCTTCTCCTCAACTAAACCAACTCTCCCGGAAAGCCCTTCACCCGAATCTCCGTTTCCGAAAACTTCACCAGACCATTCCAACATCACCTCCATTGTGATCACTGAGCATGAAGATTGTGATATTTTTACAGGAGAGTGGGTCAGGAGTCATGATGAGCCTTATTACACAAATGAGTCATGTTGGGCTATACATGAACATCAAAATTGTGTCAAGTATGGGAAACCTGATTTGGACTATATCAAGTGGAAATGGAAACCTGATGAGTGTGAGCTTCCCAGATTTAACCCCTATCAGTTTCTTGAACTTGTTAGAGATAAGTCTTTAACTTTTGTCGGTGATTCACTTGGACGGAACCAGTTGCAATCTTTAATCTGCATGTTATCCCCG GTGGAATTTCCTGTCGAGAATTCATACACATCAGATCAAAATTTTATAAGGTGGAAATATGTGAGTTACAATTTTACATTATCCACATTTTCGACACCCTTCTTAGTGAAGACAGAAGAAGCAAATTTTAATGATTCAACTCACGCTGGCCTCTTCAACCTCTACCTTGATGAATTCGATACAAAATGGACATCTCGGATTGAACATTTTGATCACGTGATCATCAATGCTGGTCACTGGTTCAGCCGTCCTGGTATTTACTACGAAAAGGGTCGGATAGTTGGCTGCAGATTTTGTCAGATAGAGAACATAACCGATTATCCAATGACATTCGGATACAAAAAAGCATTCAGAACTGCTTTTAAAGCGATTAATAGCTTAAAAAATTTTAAGGGCGTGACATATTTAAGGACTTACTCGCCAACGCATTTTGAAAACGGGAGCTGGAACGATGGTGGAGATTGTGTACGAACAAAACCGTTCAAGAGCAATGAGGTAAGCATGGACGGGCTAAATTTAGAAATATACATGACACAAATAGAGGAATTTAAGGTTGCAGAACAAGAAGCCAAGAAAACAGGAAAAAGATTCAGGTTATTGGATTTGACACCGGCCATGTTGTTAAGACCAGATGGTCATCCTGGTAGATATGGTCACAAGCCAAATGAAAATACGACATTGTTTAACGATTGTGTACATTGGTGTTTACCGGGACCAATTGATACTTGGAGTGATATATTGCTTCAGGTGATGAAGACAGAAGGCCGGAGAACATATGAAGAGAAGCTACAATCGAAGCAGGACAACATTGGACTAAGTAGATTCAAGTTCCACTGA